From Pseudomonas fluorescens, one genomic window encodes:
- the folE gene encoding GTP cyclohydrolase I FolE, with protein sequence MSSTLPQQYREILIGLGENPDREGLLDTPVRAAKAMQYLCHGYGQSVEEIVNGALFASDNDEMVIVDNIELYSLCEHHLLPFIGKAHVAYIPTGKVLGLSKIARIVDMFARRLQIQENLTRQIAEAVQGVTNAAGVAVVIEARHMCMMMRGVEKQNSTMNTSVMLGAFRDSSNTRQEFLQLIGRSK encoded by the coding sequence ATGAGCTCGACCCTGCCCCAGCAGTACCGCGAGATCCTCATTGGCCTGGGTGAGAACCCCGATCGCGAGGGGCTGCTCGACACGCCAGTACGCGCGGCGAAGGCCATGCAGTACCTGTGTCATGGTTATGGGCAAAGCGTCGAAGAGATCGTCAACGGTGCATTGTTCGCCTCTGACAACGATGAAATGGTGATCGTCGACAACATCGAACTCTACTCACTCTGCGAACATCACCTGCTGCCCTTCATCGGCAAGGCCCATGTAGCTTATATTCCTACAGGCAAGGTGCTGGGCCTGTCGAAGATCGCCAGAATCGTCGACATGTTCGCGCGGCGCCTGCAGATCCAGGAAAACCTCACCCGGCAGATCGCCGAGGCGGTGCAAGGTGTCACCAACGCCGCCGGCGTAGCCGTAGTGATCGAGGCCCGGCACATGTGCATGATGATGCGCGGCGTCGAGAAACAGAATTCGACCATGAACACCTCGGTGATGCTCGGCGCCTTCCGCGACTCGAGCAACACGCGCCAGGAGTTCCTGCAATTGATTGGACGGAGCAAGTAG
- a CDS encoding DUF1244 domain-containing protein codes for MTPQEQLELEAAAFRRLVAHLDSRKDVQNIDLMNLSGFCRNCLSKWYKAAADERQIEVSLDDAREVVYGMPYAEWKAQYQQEASAEQQAAFAKGKTHD; via the coding sequence ATGACACCCCAAGAACAACTGGAACTCGAAGCCGCCGCCTTTCGCCGGCTGGTCGCCCACCTGGACAGCCGCAAGGATGTGCAGAATATCGACCTGATGAACCTCTCCGGCTTCTGCCGCAACTGCCTGTCCAAGTGGTACAAGGCCGCAGCTGACGAGCGCCAGATCGAGGTCAGCCTCGATGATGCCCGCGAAGTCGTCTATGGCATGCCGTACGCCGAGTGGAAAGCCCAATACCAGCAAGAAGCCAGCGCCGAACAACAGGCGGCGTTCGCCAAAGGAAAAACCCATGACTGA
- the folM gene encoding dihydromonapterin reductase, with product MTSSPAPILITGASQRVGLHCAQRLLEDGHSVIISYRTERPGVQTLREQGAITLYADFSCETGIIAFIDELKRHTPCLRAIVHNASAWIAETPDNEAAAFAQMVNVHMLAPYLINLHCAALLQRSSPADIVHISDDVTRKGSSKHIAYCASKAGLDSLTLSFAARYAPAIKVNGIAPALLLFNADDDAAYRAKALAKSALGFEPGSEVVYQSLRYLLDNPYVTGTTLTVNGGRHVK from the coding sequence ATGACCTCCTCCCCTGCCCCGATCCTGATCACCGGCGCCAGCCAGCGCGTCGGCCTGCACTGCGCGCAGCGCCTGCTGGAAGACGGCCATTCGGTGATCATCAGCTATCGCACCGAGCGCCCGGGCGTGCAGACCTTGCGTGAACAGGGGGCCATCACCTTGTATGCGGATTTTTCCTGCGAAACCGGAATTATCGCGTTCATCGATGAACTCAAGCGCCATACACCCTGCCTGCGCGCCATTGTGCATAACGCTTCGGCATGGATTGCGGAAACACCTGACAACGAAGCAGCCGCCTTCGCACAGATGGTCAACGTCCACATGCTCGCGCCCTACCTGATCAATTTGCACTGCGCCGCGCTGCTGCAGCGCTCAAGCCCGGCCGACATCGTTCACATCAGCGACGATGTGACCCGCAAGGGCAGCAGCAAGCACATTGCTTACTGCGCCAGCAAAGCCGGGTTAGACAGCCTGACCCTGTCGTTCGCCGCTCGTTATGCGCCGGCAATCAAGGTCAACGGCATCGCCCCGGCCCTGCTACTGTTCAATGCTGACGACGACGCGGCCTACCGCGCCAAGGCCCTGGCCAAGTCGGCGCTGGGCTTCGAGCCCGGCAGCGAGGTCGTCTACCAGAGCCTGCGCTATCTGCTGGACAACCCCTATGTCACGGGCACCACCCTCACCGTCAACGGCGGCCGGCACGTCAAGTAA
- the folX gene encoding dihydroneopterin triphosphate 2'-epimerase: protein MPQLQPGMARIRVKDLCLRTFIGINEDEILNKQDVLINLTILYAAQEAVRDNDIDHALNYRTITKAIIAHVEGNRFALLERMTQELLDLVMANQSVLYAEVEVDKPHALRFAESVSITLAASR from the coding sequence ATGCCACAACTTCAACCGGGAATGGCCCGGATCCGGGTAAAAGACCTGTGTTTGCGGACCTTCATTGGCATCAATGAGGACGAAATCCTCAACAAGCAGGATGTGCTGATCAACCTGACCATCCTCTACGCAGCCCAGGAAGCAGTGCGCGATAATGACATCGACCACGCGCTGAACTATCGCACCATCACCAAGGCAATCATCGCCCATGTCGAGGGCAACCGTTTTGCCCTGCTCGAACGCATGACCCAGGAATTGCTCGACCTGGTCATGGCCAACCAGAGCGTGTTGTACGCCGAAGTTGAAGTCGACAAACCTCACGCCTTGCGCTTTGCCGAGTCGGTTTCGATTACGCTCGCGGCGAGCCGCTGA